The following coding sequences lie in one Nycticebus coucang isolate mNycCou1 chromosome 18, mNycCou1.pri, whole genome shotgun sequence genomic window:
- the EIF1 gene encoding eukaryotic translation initiation factor 1, with product MSAIQNLHSFDPFADASKGDDLLPAGTEDYIHIRIQQRNGRKTLTTVQGIADDYDKKKLVKAFKKKFACNGTVIEHPEYGEVIQLQGDQRKNICQFLVEIGLAKDDQLKVHGF from the exons ATGTCCGCTATCCAGAACCTCCACTCTTTCG ACCCCTTTGCTGATGCAAGTAAGGGTGATGACCTGCTTCCTGCTGGCACTGAGGATTATATCCATATAAGAATTCAACAGAGAAACGGCAGGAAGACCCTTACTACTGTTCAAGGGATCGCTGATGATTACgataaaaagaaattagtgaaGGCGTTTAAGAAG AAATTTGCCTGCAATGGTACTGTAATTGAGCATCCAGAATATGGAGAAGTAATTCAGCTACAGGGTGACCAGCGCAAGAACATATGCCAGTTCCTTGTAGAG ATTGGACTGGCTAAGGACGATCAGCTGAAGGTTCATGGGTTTTAA